The Streptomyces sp. Mut1 genome window below encodes:
- a CDS encoding NADH:flavin oxidoreductase/NADH oxidase, with protein sequence MSALFEPYTLRSLVVPNRVWMAPMCQYSAEPVGPGAGVPTDWHFAHLAARATGGTGLILTEATAVSPEGRISPADLGIWNDTQAAAFRRITDFVKAQGSAVGIQLAHAGRKASTAAPWTGGGPVGADAHGWTPVAPSPLPFDTGHPVPHELTADEIRGVVDDFREAARRTVEAGFQVAEVHGAHGYLIGQFLSPHSNHRTDEYGGSYQNRVRFALEVVDAVREVWPEDLPVFFRISATDWLTENPEDEREGWTADETVRLAGELRAHGVDLLDVSTGGNAPRARIATGPGYQVPFAERVKRETSLPVAAVGLITDPQHAEKILTEGRADAVLLGRELLRNPSWALGAARELSGTVRAPEQYGYAI encoded by the coding sequence GTGAGTGCCCTCTTCGAGCCCTACACCCTCAGGTCGCTTGTCGTGCCCAACCGGGTGTGGATGGCACCGATGTGCCAGTACAGCGCCGAGCCGGTGGGGCCCGGGGCGGGCGTGCCCACGGACTGGCATTTCGCCCACCTCGCGGCCCGCGCCACGGGCGGCACCGGCCTGATCCTCACGGAGGCGACGGCTGTGAGCCCCGAAGGGCGCATCAGCCCCGCCGACCTCGGCATCTGGAACGACACCCAGGCCGCCGCGTTCCGCCGGATCACCGACTTCGTCAAGGCGCAGGGCTCCGCGGTCGGCATCCAGCTCGCCCACGCAGGCCGCAAGGCGTCCACCGCCGCGCCCTGGACCGGCGGGGGGCCGGTCGGCGCGGACGCCCACGGCTGGACCCCGGTCGCCCCCAGCCCGTTGCCGTTCGACACCGGCCACCCGGTGCCGCACGAGCTGACCGCCGACGAGATCCGGGGTGTCGTCGACGACTTCCGCGAGGCCGCCCGCCGCACCGTCGAGGCGGGGTTCCAGGTCGCCGAGGTGCACGGCGCGCACGGCTACCTCATCGGCCAGTTCCTCTCACCGCACAGCAACCACCGCACCGACGAGTACGGCGGCAGCTACCAGAACCGCGTCCGCTTCGCCCTGGAGGTGGTCGACGCGGTGCGCGAGGTGTGGCCCGAGGACCTGCCCGTCTTCTTCCGTATCTCCGCCACGGACTGGCTCACGGAGAACCCCGAGGACGAGCGGGAGGGCTGGACGGCGGACGAGACCGTGCGCCTGGCCGGGGAACTCCGGGCCCACGGCGTCGACCTGCTGGACGTCTCCACCGGAGGCAACGCCCCCCGCGCCCGCATCGCGACCGGCCCCGGCTACCAGGTCCCCTTCGCGGAGCGGGTGAAGCGGGAGACCTCGCTGCCCGTCGCGGCCGTCGGCCTCATCACCGACCCGCAGCACGCCGAGAAGATCCTCACCGAGGGCCGCGCGGACGCCGTGCTCCTCGGACGCGAACTGCTGCGCAATCCCTCGTGGGCCCTGGGCGCGGCCCGCGAACTGAGCGGCACGGTGCGCGCCCCCGAGCAGTACGGATACGCGATCTGA
- a CDS encoding DUF1876 domain-containing protein, whose translation MTRTAVGWHIELEFEEDTHRTRAAALVRLSDGQEVRAHGYASRHPSDAEQPRVGEEVAGARALNELAMKLLTKAHDEIDEASGRTSYPLT comes from the coding sequence ATGACACGAACCGCTGTCGGATGGCACATCGAGCTGGAATTCGAGGAAGACACCCACCGCACCCGCGCCGCCGCCCTGGTGCGGCTCTCCGACGGTCAGGAGGTACGCGCCCACGGTTACGCGAGCCGCCATCCCTCCGACGCGGAACAGCCCCGGGTGGGGGAGGAGGTCGCGGGAGCGCGCGCACTGAACGAACTGGCGATGAAGCTGCTGACCAAGGCCCACGACGAGATCGACGAGGCCTCCGGCCGCACCTCGTACCCGCTGACCTGA
- a CDS encoding glycosyl hydrolase 115 family protein, translated as MDNDTPRPASRRSVLGLGLGLTALTATPLGSLVGLSAEASATGHGPAARPTDPGAYISFTAARGSFPLVRNGRATPVLVSDHDWAGVVRVAGDLCDDIARVTGIRPALAHGAVPKAREITIIGTVGRSPLIDRLVADGRLDVSSIRGKWETSLQTVVDRPLPGVDRAFVIAGSDQRGTVFGAYDVSRGIGVSPWYWWDDVVPVHRDEIHVLPGRHTQGTPAVKYRGFFINDENPALGTWAPAHFGPGKAPGFEGGFNADFYARVFEVMLRLKANYLWPAVWGRAFAEDDPLNHATAKAYGVVMGTSHEAPMMRGIEEWNRHAVAAVRDSEGNITTPGHDPYGGTGEWSFRRNAEALKAYWAEGIRRMKDEDFEGVVTLGMRGNGDVSLPDGDGIELMTEIIATQRGILAEVSGRDITTIPQVWTLYKEVQHYWDRGLRVPDDITVVLTDDNWANIRKLPDLENDPREGGYGLYYHFDYVGAGRNYKWVDTSSLPNMWDQLHQCAAYGNHGLWVTNAGDLKGNELPTQFFLEYAWNPERWSLDRLPEWEEAYARQNFGEKQAAGIASVLRDYARLQSRRKPELLNRRITLDPAKDPATDESAVVNDDQASPFSLVHYRELERVTEEWRLLGERAGRIGRRLPASAQDAWYELVGYEVEATANLYALREAEFTNLHYAAQGRALTNDLAATAEARLADDLALADRFNTRIAGGKWQGFQTQPHIDYGDVERYGPNAPWQQPEIDNVALKDVLFPAVKRIDLPARAELGVAVDGSTAWWPHERTRAVLPVFSPYQTRPAQYIEVFNRGRAPFDYRVRTGAPWLSADRVRGRVTAQDRITLRVDWDRAPKGVTEVPVTVTGPGGAKVVVTAVVDRPALSRARLDGFVEAGGYVSIEADHYSRAVGGRGISWQRIPGIGRTGAGMEPFPVTAARQTPGGRGPRLEYRVSLFTTGPLTVHAHLSPRNNPLPTDGLTYAVSFDDTTPQRVNVTKATGADDGTMNAQWARNTSDNVNITSTVHRVATPGVHVLKFWMVDPTVVLQNLVVDTGGLEPSYLGPPESLRLR; from the coding sequence ATGGACAACGACACCCCGCGGCCCGCCAGCCGCCGATCGGTCCTCGGACTCGGTCTCGGGCTCACCGCCCTCACCGCGACACCGCTCGGTTCCCTCGTCGGCCTGTCCGCCGAGGCATCGGCCACCGGGCACGGCCCCGCAGCCCGGCCGACCGACCCCGGCGCCTACATCTCGTTCACCGCCGCGCGCGGCAGCTTCCCGCTGGTCCGGAACGGGCGCGCGACGCCCGTCCTGGTCAGCGACCACGACTGGGCGGGCGTCGTCCGGGTCGCCGGCGACCTTTGCGACGACATCGCACGCGTCACCGGCATCCGCCCCGCCCTCGCGCACGGGGCGGTCCCGAAGGCCCGCGAGATCACGATCATCGGGACCGTGGGCCGCAGCCCCCTGATCGACCGGCTGGTCGCCGACGGCAGGCTCGACGTGTCCTCGATCCGGGGCAAGTGGGAGACCAGCCTCCAGACCGTCGTGGACCGGCCGCTGCCGGGCGTGGACCGCGCGTTCGTCATCGCGGGCAGCGACCAGCGCGGCACCGTCTTCGGCGCGTACGACGTCTCACGCGGGATCGGCGTCTCCCCCTGGTACTGGTGGGACGACGTCGTCCCCGTACACCGCGACGAGATCCACGTCCTGCCCGGGCGGCACACCCAGGGCACCCCTGCCGTGAAGTACCGGGGCTTCTTCATCAACGACGAGAACCCCGCCCTCGGCACCTGGGCGCCCGCCCACTTCGGCCCCGGCAAGGCGCCCGGCTTCGAGGGCGGCTTCAACGCCGACTTCTACGCCCGGGTCTTCGAGGTCATGCTCCGGCTGAAGGCCAACTACCTGTGGCCGGCCGTCTGGGGCCGCGCCTTCGCCGAGGACGACCCGCTCAACCACGCCACCGCCAAGGCGTACGGCGTCGTCATGGGCACCTCGCACGAGGCGCCCATGATGCGCGGCATCGAGGAGTGGAACCGGCACGCGGTCGCCGCCGTACGCGACAGCGAAGGCAACATCACCACCCCCGGCCACGACCCGTACGGCGGCACCGGCGAGTGGTCCTTCCGCCGCAACGCCGAAGCGCTCAAGGCGTACTGGGCCGAGGGCATCCGGCGGATGAAGGACGAGGACTTCGAGGGCGTCGTCACCCTCGGCATGCGCGGCAACGGCGACGTCAGCCTCCCCGACGGCGACGGCATCGAGCTGATGACCGAGATCATCGCCACCCAGCGCGGGATCCTGGCCGAGGTGTCCGGCAGGGACATCACCACGATCCCGCAGGTCTGGACGCTCTACAAGGAGGTCCAGCACTACTGGGACCGGGGGCTGCGGGTCCCCGACGACATCACGGTGGTCCTCACCGACGACAACTGGGCCAACATCCGCAAGCTCCCCGACCTGGAGAACGACCCCAGGGAGGGCGGCTACGGCCTGTACTACCACTTCGACTACGTCGGGGCGGGCCGCAACTACAAGTGGGTGGACACCTCCTCCCTGCCCAACATGTGGGACCAGCTCCACCAGTGCGCCGCCTACGGCAACCACGGACTGTGGGTGACCAACGCCGGCGACCTCAAGGGCAACGAACTGCCCACGCAGTTCTTCCTGGAGTACGCCTGGAACCCGGAGCGCTGGTCCCTGGACCGGCTGCCGGAGTGGGAGGAGGCCTACGCCCGGCAGAACTTCGGCGAGAAGCAGGCCGCCGGGATCGCCTCCGTGCTGCGCGACTACGCCCGGCTCCAGTCGCGCCGCAAGCCCGAACTGCTCAACCGCCGGATCACCCTCGACCCGGCCAAGGACCCGGCGACCGACGAATCGGCGGTCGTCAACGACGACCAGGCATCCCCCTTCAGCCTCGTCCACTACCGCGAGCTGGAACGCGTCACCGAGGAGTGGCGGCTCCTCGGCGAGCGGGCCGGACGGATCGGGCGCCGCCTGCCGGCCTCTGCCCAGGACGCCTGGTACGAACTCGTCGGCTACGAGGTGGAGGCCACCGCCAACCTGTACGCGCTGCGCGAGGCGGAGTTCACCAACCTCCACTACGCCGCCCAGGGCCGGGCCCTCACCAACGACCTGGCAGCCACCGCCGAGGCGCGGCTCGCCGACGACCTCGCCCTGGCCGACCGCTTCAACACCCGTATCGCCGGAGGCAAGTGGCAGGGCTTCCAGACCCAGCCGCACATCGACTACGGCGACGTCGAGCGCTACGGCCCCAACGCCCCCTGGCAGCAGCCCGAGATCGACAACGTCGCACTCAAGGACGTGCTCTTCCCGGCGGTCAAGCGCATCGACCTGCCCGCACGGGCCGAGCTGGGCGTGGCCGTCGACGGTTCCACGGCCTGGTGGCCGCACGAGCGGACCCGCGCCGTGCTGCCGGTCTTCAGCCCGTACCAGACCCGGCCCGCTCAGTACATCGAGGTGTTCAACCGGGGCCGCGCCCCGTTCGACTACCGGGTGCGGACCGGGGCGCCCTGGCTGAGCGCGGACCGGGTCCGCGGCCGGGTCACCGCCCAGGACCGGATCACCCTGCGCGTCGACTGGGACCGGGCGCCCAAGGGCGTCACCGAGGTACCGGTGACGGTCACCGGACCCGGCGGCGCGAAAGTCGTGGTCACCGCGGTCGTCGACCGTCCGGCCCTCTCCCGCGCCCGCCTCGACGGCTTCGTGGAGGCCGGCGGATACGTCTCCATCGAGGCCGACCACTACAGCCGTGCCGTCGGCGGCCGGGGCATCAGCTGGCAGCGCATCCCCGGCATCGGGCGGACCGGCGCCGGGATGGAGCCCTTCCCGGTCACCGCCGCCCGGCAGACACCCGGCGGCCGGGGCCCGCGGCTGGAGTACCGGGTCAGCCTCTTCACCACCGGACCGCTCACCGTCCACGCCCACCTCTCACCCCGCAACAACCCGCTGCCGACCGACGGCCTGACGTACGCCGTCTCCTTCGACGACACCACCCCGCAACGGGTGAACGTCACGAAGGCCACGGGTGCCGACGACGGGACCATGAACGCCCAGTGGGCCCGCAACACCTCCGACAACGTCAACATCACCAGCACCGTCCACCGCGTCGCGACGCCCGGTGTGCATGTGCTGAAATTCTGGATGGTCGACCCGACGGTGGTGCTCCAGAACCTGGTGGTCGACACCGGCGGCCTCGAACCCAGCTACCTCGGCCCGCCGGAGAGCCTCCGGCTGCGCTGA
- a CDS encoding beta-xylosidase/alpha-l-arabinosidase: MANPPVPHARSTEAATTVDGPWQDPALAPEERVADLVSRMTLQEKTAQLYGIWVGADADGDGVAPHQNEMVGAIDWDALIPRGLGQLTRPFGTAPVDPAVGAISLARAQQAIVDAGRFGIPALAHEECLAGFTAWGATAYPVPLSWGAAWNPELVTEMAHRIGSDMRSVGIHQGLAPVLDVVRDLRWGRVEETIGEDPYLVATIGTAYVRGLESAGIVATLKHFAGYAASAGARNLSPVRAGARELADVVLPPFEMALREGGARSVMHSYTEIDGVPSAADPALLTGLLRDTWGFEGTVVADYFAIGFLETLHKVAEDRADAARLALRAGVDVELPTVRSYGDELAAAVRAGTVPEELVDRALRRVLLQKCELGLLDPDWAPLPALLRDGDPEQARETIDLDPPRNRALARELAEQAVVLLANPGNVLPLGGRGRIAVVGPRADDALAMLGCYSFPSHVGVLHPETAMGIDIPTVLESLRGEFPGAEVTGAPGCDVDGTDTSGIAAAADLAADADVCVAVLGDRAGLFGRGTSGEGCDADDLALPGVQGELLDALLDSGTPVVLVLLTGRPYALGRWADRTAAVVQAFFPGEEGGPALAGVLSGRVSPSGRLPVGVPRHPGGQPWTYLQPPLGLANGVSNLDPTPLYPFGHGLTYTSFAWEPGAPAPEEIPTDGGVDLALTVRNTGDRAGVEVVQLYVHDPVAQTTRPDSRLIGYARVPLDAGEEARVRFRFHADLASFTGIGGRRVVEPGALELRLAASSGAEDIRHTVHLRLTGPERTLDHGRRLVCEAVTEPVTAAAPVRG; encoded by the coding sequence ATGGCAAACCCCCCTGTTCCGCACGCCCGCAGCACCGAAGCGGCCACCACCGTCGACGGTCCGTGGCAGGACCCCGCGCTCGCCCCCGAGGAGCGGGTGGCCGATCTCGTCTCCCGGATGACCCTCCAGGAGAAGACCGCCCAGCTCTACGGAATCTGGGTGGGCGCCGACGCCGACGGGGACGGGGTCGCCCCGCACCAGAACGAGATGGTCGGCGCGATCGACTGGGACGCGCTGATCCCGCGCGGCCTCGGCCAGCTGACCCGCCCCTTCGGCACCGCACCCGTGGACCCCGCCGTGGGCGCGATCTCCCTGGCGCGGGCCCAGCAGGCCATCGTGGACGCCGGACGGTTCGGCATTCCGGCACTCGCCCACGAGGAGTGCCTCGCCGGATTCACCGCCTGGGGCGCCACCGCCTACCCGGTCCCGCTCTCCTGGGGCGCGGCCTGGAACCCGGAGCTGGTCACCGAGATGGCCCACCGGATCGGCAGCGACATGCGGTCCGTCGGCATCCACCAGGGCCTCGCCCCGGTCCTGGACGTGGTGCGCGACCTGCGCTGGGGCCGCGTCGAGGAGACCATCGGCGAGGACCCCTACCTGGTCGCCACCATCGGCACCGCCTATGTGCGGGGCCTGGAATCCGCCGGCATCGTCGCCACCCTCAAGCACTTCGCCGGGTACGCGGCCTCGGCCGGCGCGCGCAACCTCTCACCGGTCAGGGCCGGAGCCAGGGAACTGGCCGACGTCGTCCTGCCGCCCTTCGAGATGGCACTGCGCGAAGGCGGGGCCCGCTCCGTCATGCACTCCTACACGGAGATCGACGGAGTGCCGTCGGCGGCGGACCCCGCCCTGCTGACCGGACTCCTCCGCGACACCTGGGGCTTCGAAGGCACCGTCGTCGCCGACTACTTCGCCATCGGCTTCCTGGAGACCCTGCACAAGGTCGCCGAGGACCGCGCGGACGCCGCCCGCCTCGCGCTGCGCGCCGGAGTCGACGTGGAGCTGCCCACCGTCCGCAGCTACGGTGACGAGCTCGCCGCCGCCGTGCGGGCCGGTACGGTCCCCGAGGAACTCGTCGACCGCGCGCTGCGCCGCGTGCTCCTGCAGAAGTGCGAACTCGGGCTGCTCGACCCCGACTGGGCCCCGCTGCCCGCACTCCTGCGGGACGGCGACCCGGAGCAGGCGCGCGAGACCATCGACCTGGACCCGCCGCGCAACCGGGCCCTCGCCCGCGAACTGGCCGAACAGGCCGTGGTGCTGCTCGCCAACCCCGGGAACGTGCTGCCGCTGGGCGGCAGGGGACGGATCGCCGTGGTCGGGCCGCGCGCCGACGACGCGCTGGCCATGCTCGGCTGCTACTCCTTCCCCAGCCACGTCGGCGTCCTGCACCCCGAGACCGCCATGGGCATCGACATCCCGACCGTCCTCGAATCGCTGCGCGGTGAGTTCCCCGGTGCCGAGGTCACCGGAGCACCCGGCTGCGACGTGGACGGCACGGACACCTCGGGCATCGCCGCCGCGGCGGACCTGGCCGCGGACGCGGACGTCTGCGTCGCCGTGCTGGGGGACCGGGCCGGACTGTTCGGGCGCGGCACATCGGGGGAGGGCTGCGACGCCGACGACCTCGCGCTGCCGGGCGTCCAGGGCGAACTGCTCGACGCGCTGCTGGACAGCGGCACCCCGGTCGTCCTGGTGCTGCTGACCGGCCGCCCGTACGCGCTCGGCCGCTGGGCGGACCGCACCGCCGCCGTGGTGCAGGCGTTCTTCCCCGGTGAGGAGGGCGGCCCGGCCCTCGCCGGCGTGCTCTCCGGCCGGGTCAGCCCCTCCGGCCGGCTCCCGGTCGGCGTCCCGCGCCACCCGGGCGGCCAGCCCTGGACGTACCTCCAGCCGCCGCTGGGCCTCGCCAACGGGGTCAGCAACCTGGACCCGACGCCGCTGTACCCCTTCGGCCACGGACTGACGTACACCTCCTTCGCCTGGGAGCCCGGCGCCCCGGCCCCCGAGGAGATCCCCACGGACGGCGGCGTGGACCTCGCGCTGACCGTCCGCAACACCGGTGACCGTGCGGGGGTGGAGGTCGTGCAGCTGTACGTGCACGACCCGGTCGCCCAGACCACCCGCCCCGACAGCCGGCTCATCGGCTATGCCCGGGTCCCGCTCGACGCGGGCGAGGAGGCGCGCGTGCGCTTCCGGTTCCACGCCGATCTGGCCTCCTTCACCGGCATCGGCGGCCGGAGGGTGGTCGAACCCGGTGCGCTGGAGCTGCGGCTCGCGGCGTCCAGCGGCGCCGAGGACATCCGGCACACCGTGCACCTGCGCCTCACAGGCCCCGAGCGCACGCTCGACCACGGGCGCCGGCTGGTGTGCGAGGCCGTGACCGAACCCGTGACGGCCGCCGCCCCCGTACGGGGCTGA
- a CDS encoding carbohydrate ABC transporter permease, with protein sequence MSIDTRPEARPAQPVNRPRPAVARRRRTWGNPLAGLGSLVWLVLVIVPLYTLVSSSLMHQDEALNGDPLAFPTNPTLDNYRTVLDSGFSTMLTNTAIVAVATVAIVLVLAVPVAYVAVRTRSRLSGLAFRTFLLGVAIPAQAVIVPLYLLISKMGLYDSLPAIILPTAAFAMPVAVLILSGTMRDVSEEMYEAMALDGASPLRMLWQLAIPMSKAGISTVAIYTALQAWNGFLFPLILTQSEENRVLTLGLFNFMSQFGVNIPAVLAAIVLSVVPIFAVYLVARKALVNGLMGVGGK encoded by the coding sequence ATGTCGATCGACACCCGCCCCGAGGCGCGCCCCGCACAGCCCGTGAACCGCCCCCGCCCGGCCGTCGCCCGGCGCCGCCGCACGTGGGGCAACCCGCTGGCCGGGCTCGGCTCGCTGGTCTGGCTCGTGCTGGTGATCGTCCCGCTCTACACGCTCGTCTCCTCCTCGCTCATGCACCAGGACGAGGCGCTGAACGGCGATCCGCTGGCCTTCCCGACCAACCCCACGCTCGACAACTACCGCACGGTGCTGGACAGCGGCTTCTCCACGATGCTCACCAACACGGCGATCGTCGCCGTGGCCACGGTGGCGATCGTGCTGGTGCTCGCGGTGCCCGTCGCCTACGTCGCGGTACGTACCCGCAGCCGGCTCTCCGGCCTCGCCTTCCGCACCTTCCTGCTCGGCGTCGCCATCCCCGCGCAGGCCGTGATCGTGCCGCTCTACCTGCTCATCAGCAAGATGGGCCTGTACGACAGCCTGCCCGCGATCATCCTGCCGACCGCCGCCTTCGCGATGCCCGTCGCGGTGCTCATCCTCAGCGGCACCATGCGCGACGTCTCCGAGGAGATGTACGAGGCGATGGCGCTCGACGGCGCGTCGCCCCTGCGGATGCTCTGGCAGCTGGCGATCCCGATGTCCAAGGCGGGCATCAGCACGGTCGCCATCTACACCGCCCTCCAGGCGTGGAACGGCTTCCTCTTCCCGCTGATCCTGACCCAGTCGGAGGAGAACCGGGTGCTGACCCTCGGTCTCTTCAACTTCATGTCCCAGTTCGGGGTCAACATCCCGGCCGTGCTGGCCGCGATCGTGCTCTCCGTCGTGCCGATCTTCGCCGTGTACCTCGTGGCACGCAAGGCACTGGTCAACGGACTGATGGGGGTGGGCGGCAAGTAA
- a CDS encoding carbohydrate ABC transporter permease — protein MPHVSSYTKVRGGRKAAAGNVGRPPVAWALPGIVFFALFAIVPLAIAVYLSFCHWDGLNSPTSVGTANWTRLFKDPEFRQAAWLSLLLTTISWAFQTPVALLLGVWAAGRQRSRAVLSAVFFVPLLLSTTAIAMLFHALLDPNFGVIKEIGPWFGIDPNVLGSSTGALLTVAFVGGWQFMPFHTLIYQGGTRQIPQVLYQAAEIDGAGMFRQFFHITLPQLRNTITTSSVLMIVGSLTYFDTVLIMTKGGPGTDTTVLPYLMYRTGFQTYDLGYAAAIATALVVVATALSLILVRFSGFGNMRSTREGM, from the coding sequence ATGCCCCACGTCTCTTCGTACACAAAGGTGCGCGGAGGAAGGAAGGCGGCCGCCGGAAACGTCGGCCGCCCCCCGGTCGCCTGGGCCCTGCCCGGCATCGTCTTCTTCGCCCTTTTCGCCATCGTCCCGCTGGCGATCGCCGTCTATCTCTCCTTCTGCCACTGGGACGGGCTGAACTCCCCGACCTCCGTCGGCACGGCCAACTGGACCCGGCTCTTCAAGGACCCGGAGTTCCGCCAGGCCGCCTGGCTCAGCCTGCTCCTCACCACGATCAGCTGGGCCTTCCAGACCCCGGTGGCCCTGCTGCTCGGCGTCTGGGCGGCCGGCCGGCAGCGCAGCCGCGCCGTGCTCTCGGCGGTCTTCTTCGTCCCGCTGCTGCTCTCCACCACGGCCATCGCGATGCTCTTCCACGCGCTGCTCGACCCGAACTTCGGTGTGATCAAGGAGATCGGGCCCTGGTTCGGCATCGACCCGAACGTCCTCGGCTCCTCCACCGGCGCCCTGCTGACCGTGGCCTTCGTCGGCGGCTGGCAGTTCATGCCCTTCCACACCCTGATCTACCAGGGCGGCACCCGGCAGATCCCGCAGGTCCTCTACCAGGCCGCCGAGATCGACGGCGCCGGCATGTTCCGGCAGTTCTTCCACATCACCCTGCCGCAGCTGCGCAACACCATCACCACCTCGTCGGTCCTGATGATCGTCGGCTCGCTGACCTACTTCGACACCGTGCTCATCATGACCAAGGGCGGCCCCGGCACCGACACCACCGTGCTGCCGTACCTGATGTACCGCACCGGTTTCCAGACCTACGACCTCGGGTACGCCGCCGCGATCGCGACAGCCCTGGTCGTCGTGGCCACCGCCCTCTCGCTGATCCTGGTCCGCTTCAGCGGCTTCGGGAACATGCGCTCCACCCGGGAAGGTATGTGA
- a CDS encoding ABC transporter substrate-binding protein: MVMAGVLAGCGSDDDGGTLTAYVYGDDAVKIQEAAVKEFNKTSKVKVKLIPVPGTEYVNKLRSAMGSPSAPDIFYNWGAGSIKPYRDAGQLVDLTSAVKNDAVLKDGFLPSIVEAGSLDGKIYGVPMRGMQPVMLFYNKTLFAENKVEVPKTWEDLQKAITTFKSKGITPFALGGSDKWPELMWMEYLLDRIGGPDVFRKIQNGDRSAWGDPAVLKAAQTVRQLVDDGAFGKNFNSVDYGNGGAPTLLNKGKAAMHLMGSWEYSTQLGKAPKFAEEDLGWANFPTVAGGVGDPADVVGNPTNYWSINSRTKYKDEAIAFLKTMASKSYAQALVDNGDVPTTSNAASMLSGSPNPQFATDQYEMVQKAPSFTLSWDQALESKYATPLLTQISKLFAGKSTPEQFVAAMKAVK; this comes from the coding sequence ATGGTCATGGCGGGGGTACTGGCGGGCTGCGGATCGGACGACGACGGCGGCACCCTCACCGCGTATGTCTACGGCGACGACGCCGTCAAGATCCAGGAAGCGGCGGTCAAGGAGTTCAACAAGACCTCGAAGGTCAAGGTCAAGCTGATCCCGGTCCCGGGCACCGAGTACGTCAACAAGCTGCGCAGCGCCATGGGCTCGCCCAGCGCCCCGGACATCTTCTACAACTGGGGCGCCGGCTCCATCAAGCCGTACCGCGACGCGGGCCAGCTGGTCGACCTCACCTCGGCCGTGAAGAACGACGCCGTCCTCAAGGACGGCTTCCTCCCGTCCATCGTCGAGGCGGGCAGCCTCGACGGAAAGATCTACGGGGTGCCGATGCGCGGCATGCAGCCCGTGATGCTCTTCTACAACAAGACCCTCTTCGCCGAGAACAAGGTCGAGGTCCCCAAGACGTGGGAGGACCTGCAGAAGGCCATCACGACCTTCAAGAGCAAGGGCATCACCCCCTTCGCCCTCGGCGGCTCGGACAAGTGGCCCGAGCTGATGTGGATGGAGTACCTGCTCGACCGGATCGGCGGCCCCGACGTCTTCCGGAAGATCCAGAACGGCGACCGCTCGGCGTGGGGCGACCCGGCCGTCCTCAAGGCGGCCCAGACCGTCAGGCAGCTCGTGGACGACGGAGCGTTCGGCAAGAACTTCAACTCCGTCGACTACGGCAACGGCGGCGCCCCCACCCTGCTCAACAAGGGCAAGGCGGCCATGCACCTGATGGGCTCGTGGGAGTACTCGACCCAGCTCGGCAAGGCGCCGAAGTTCGCCGAGGAAGACCTCGGCTGGGCCAACTTCCCGACCGTGGCCGGCGGAGTCGGTGACCCGGCCGACGTGGTGGGCAACCCCACCAACTACTGGTCGATCAACTCCCGTACCAAGTACAAGGACGAGGCCATAGCCTTCCTGAAGACCATGGCCTCCAAGTCCTACGCCCAGGCCCTGGTCGACAACGGCGACGTGCCCACCACGTCCAACGCCGCCTCCATGCTGAGCGGCTCGCCCAACCCCCAGTTCGCCACCGACCAGTACGAGATGGTCCAGAAGGCCCCGAGCTTCACCCTCTCCTGGGACCAGGCGCTGGAGTCCAAGTACGCCACCCCGCTGCTCACCCAGATCAGCAAGCTGTTCGCCGGCAAGTCCACGCCCGAGCAGTTCGTCGCCGCGATGAAGGCCGTCAAGTAA